The following are encoded in a window of Salinibacter grassmerensis genomic DNA:
- a CDS encoding ABC transporter permease gives MLEDVLTHIQDPVVRQGVAQVGAATVLAALVVLLSRRRGLGLESELSTAFARGFVQIVAVGLVIGVLLTVPVAWSALILLGMVGGATWISRQRGRGLPGVTQVSFLAITVGAGLVIATMTGAGAIEPTVRSLVPVGSLVIANAMKINGLALNRLKDELRDKRDEIEVGLALGAPPAAVLARHLRTGVRASLIPVVDSLKSLGWVWIPGVMAGMILGGENPVYAALYQFVIMAMIFAAGGLTSLLTSLLMGRRVMTEAEQLRRVGGDGD, from the coding sequence ATGCTTGAGGATGTCCTCACCCACATCCAGGATCCGGTCGTCCGACAGGGCGTGGCCCAGGTGGGGGCCGCGACCGTGCTGGCGGCGCTCGTCGTGCTTCTTTCCCGCCGGCGCGGCCTGGGGCTGGAGTCGGAGCTGAGCACCGCGTTTGCCCGCGGCTTTGTGCAGATCGTGGCCGTCGGGCTCGTCATTGGGGTGCTGCTGACGGTGCCTGTCGCTTGGAGCGCGCTCATCCTGCTGGGGATGGTGGGCGGGGCCACCTGGATCTCGCGGCAGCGGGGGAGGGGCCTGCCGGGCGTCACGCAGGTCTCGTTTCTGGCCATCACGGTGGGGGCGGGCCTCGTGATCGCGACGATGACGGGGGCCGGGGCCATCGAGCCCACGGTGCGCAGCCTCGTGCCGGTGGGCAGCCTTGTCATCGCCAACGCCATGAAAATCAACGGCCTTGCCCTGAATCGCCTCAAAGACGAGCTCCGCGACAAGCGAGACGAGATTGAGGTGGGTCTCGCGCTGGGAGCGCCGCCCGCGGCCGTGCTGGCCCGGCACCTGCGGACCGGCGTGCGGGCGTCGCTCATCCCCGTGGTCGACTCGCTGAAAAGCCTGGGGTGGGTGTGGATCCCTGGCGTCATGGCCGGAATGATTCTGGGGGGCGAAAATCCCGTCTACGCCGCGCTCTACCAGTTCGTCATCATGGCCATGATCTTCGCCGCGGGCGGCCTCACGAGCCTGCTCACGAGTCTCCTGATGGGCCGCCGCGTGATGACGGAGGCCGAGCAGTTGCGACGGGTCGGGGGCGATGGAGACTAG
- a CDS encoding amidohydrolase family protein, with translation MPPVRFRPVVTVLCILLAGGVGLDTARSQPTTVLRGGQLFDATDTTLTDNPGIIVRAGKIVDRGATSLDTTGARVVRLDPGHVILPGLVDLHAHYAVDFFGVGRVEETEGYPLLYLANGATTTFTAGEMQPEKMRRVRQAIGRGDRIGPRMLTSGPYFGKARPGWDTTRTPASIRREVDRWAARGVGHFKAKRLQGELLRALIDQAHRHGATVTGHLGSGYGPSVNPRTAIDMGIDRIEHFLGGAQLPDTVGAYDSLPTATPDEPAFARIAQHFQEHNVHFDATISAYGYYGTRESDVYGDWPDAQQYFTPYLRSVLDEQDYQEPVPRFQRIFELKLDRIKAFYEAGGGDLITLGTDHPSWGEYLAPFGVHRELQALVRAGIPEAVALRIATINGARAMGQGDRLGTIEVGKWADLFVVRGNPLEDIRNARNVEWVMARGDLHRASALRETARGTVGPDDAAEAEAFRPNRGQ, from the coding sequence ATGCCTCCAGTCCGCTTCCGCCCAGTTGTCACCGTTCTCTGTATTCTCTTGGCGGGCGGCGTCGGGTTGGACACCGCCCGATCCCAGCCCACGACCGTCCTCCGTGGCGGGCAGCTGTTCGACGCCACGGACACGACCCTCACGGACAATCCGGGAATCATCGTGCGGGCCGGCAAAATCGTGGACCGGGGCGCGACGTCCCTCGACACGACCGGGGCCCGGGTCGTACGGCTCGATCCCGGCCACGTCATCCTGCCGGGACTCGTCGACCTGCACGCGCACTACGCGGTTGACTTCTTCGGTGTGGGGCGCGTGGAGGAGACGGAGGGCTACCCGCTGCTATACCTTGCCAACGGGGCCACCACCACGTTTACCGCGGGGGAGATGCAACCCGAAAAGATGCGCCGCGTCCGCCAGGCCATCGGTCGGGGCGACCGCATCGGGCCGCGCATGCTCACGTCCGGCCCCTACTTCGGCAAGGCGCGCCCCGGATGGGACACGACCCGCACGCCCGCCAGCATCCGCCGGGAGGTGGACCGGTGGGCGGCCCGTGGGGTGGGGCACTTCAAGGCAAAGCGGCTACAGGGAGAGCTTCTCCGCGCCCTCATCGATCAGGCGCACCGGCACGGCGCCACCGTCACCGGCCACCTCGGGTCCGGCTACGGCCCGAGCGTAAACCCCCGGACCGCCATCGACATGGGCATCGACCGCATCGAGCACTTTCTGGGCGGTGCCCAGCTGCCCGACACCGTGGGGGCGTACGACTCCCTGCCCACCGCCACGCCCGACGAGCCGGCCTTCGCCCGAATCGCGCAGCACTTTCAAGAGCACAACGTCCACTTCGACGCCACCATTTCGGCGTACGGCTACTACGGCACGCGCGAGTCCGACGTCTATGGCGACTGGCCGGACGCCCAGCAGTACTTCACGCCGTATCTCCGGTCCGTCCTCGACGAGCAGGACTACCAGGAGCCTGTCCCGCGCTTCCAGCGGATTTTTGAGCTGAAGCTCGACCGAATCAAGGCGTTTTACGAGGCGGGGGGCGGAGACCTCATCACGCTGGGCACCGACCACCCGAGCTGGGGGGAGTACCTGGCGCCCTTTGGCGTGCACCGGGAGCTGCAGGCCCTTGTGCGGGCGGGCATCCCGGAGGCAGTGGCGCTCCGCATCGCCACCATCAACGGCGCCCGCGCCATGGGGCAGGGCGACCGGCTCGGCACAATTGAGGTCGGCAAGTGGGCGGACCTGTTCGTCGTGCGGGGCAACCCGCTGGAGGACATCCGGAATGCCCGAAATGTCGAGTGGGTGATGGCGCGTGGCGACTTGCACCGGGCGTCGGCCCTCCGCGAGACGGCCCGCGGTACAGTGGGGCCGGATGATGCGGCGGAGGCGGAGGCCTTCCGGCCGAATCGGGGACAGTAA
- a CDS encoding cold-shock protein, with protein MEKGKLKFFDTSRGFGFIEPLDGSEDVFLHANNISGMTSGEDLREGQTIEYETEQTEKGLSALNAAPADETSGAL; from the coding sequence ATGGAAAAGGGCAAGCTCAAGTTTTTCGATACCTCCCGCGGATTCGGCTTCATCGAGCCCCTCGACGGGAGCGAGGACGTTTTCCTCCACGCAAATAACATCTCGGGCATGACCTCCGGAGAAGACCTCCGAGAGGGACAGACCATTGAGTACGAGACGGAGCAGACGGAGAAGGGCCTCAGCGCCCTTAACGCTGCCCCGGCCGACGAGACCAGTGGTGCGCTTTAA
- the arsN2 gene encoding arsenic resistance N-acetyltransferase ArsN2 → MVIRPAQPDDLDAVQTLLNACGLPTADLTPAHLDHFLVAWDGDALNGVVGLEPRGDVALLRSLAVAPGARQEGVGTRLVRAVEQRATDDEVRALYLLTTTAADYFRGHGYAQIDRGTLPDPLQRTEEAARLCPSTAVCMRKTLRATAPGA, encoded by the coding sequence ATGGTCATCCGTCCGGCACAGCCCGATGATCTCGACGCGGTCCAGACGCTTCTGAACGCGTGTGGACTCCCAACTGCGGACCTGACGCCTGCCCATCTGGACCACTTTCTCGTGGCGTGGGACGGAGACGCCCTAAATGGCGTCGTCGGGCTAGAGCCGCGCGGTGACGTCGCCCTGCTGCGGTCGCTGGCCGTAGCGCCCGGCGCCCGACAGGAAGGAGTCGGGACCCGCCTGGTGCGCGCTGTTGAGCAGCGGGCCACGGACGACGAGGTCCGTGCGCTGTACCTGCTCACGACAACGGCGGCTGACTACTTCCGAGGCCACGGGTACGCGCAAATCGACCGTGGGACCCTGCCCGATCCGCTTCAACGGACCGAGGAGGCCGCCCGTCTTTGTCCGTCCACGGCCGTCTGTATGCGGAAAACACTGCGGGCGACGGCGCCCGGCGCCTGA
- a CDS encoding TlpA family protein disulfide reductase — protein sequence MRFFGSGTDALHAGALVSTIRLSLLLAVGLALLAAGPHAAFAQPQDTVRVAETVLAPSDSAAARQLLRADLGPTSHRWTRLQDSTQRFVAAKTVFQIARVAYPRAWSDSVLTFLREAGTRHPDPAVRAEFLFGGLQVASSAERDRGQEQFYERLTSEHGGSRYAKQARRLFAPGSQVQAGKPLPGFEIPKLSDSTDTYTKSDFEGQVFLIDVWGTWCGPCIRAMPHLHEVYREYGGEDFTILSVAMRDTREAVKRFRAHKWDMPWSHAFVPKGSNLQEKIRGRFDIRGLPATILVGPDGQILRVHRGVGSGKEMAQAVSEVLPQEPNPEEAPLEDTGSGAPHAQGSSPSL from the coding sequence ATGCGTTTTTTCGGGTCGGGCACAGATGCTCTTCACGCAGGTGCCCTCGTCTCCACGATACGTCTCTCCCTGCTTCTGGCCGTCGGCCTGGCGCTTCTGGCGGCAGGTCCGCACGCGGCTTTCGCTCAGCCCCAGGATACGGTTCGGGTGGCCGAAACTGTACTCGCCCCTAGCGATTCGGCGGCGGCACGGCAGCTTCTTCGGGCGGATCTCGGACCGACCTCTCACCGCTGGACGCGGCTCCAGGACTCCACCCAACGCTTCGTGGCGGCCAAGACCGTCTTTCAGATTGCCCGCGTGGCCTACCCCCGCGCCTGGTCCGACTCGGTGCTGACGTTTCTCCGAGAGGCAGGGACCCGGCACCCGGACCCGGCGGTGCGGGCGGAGTTTCTCTTCGGGGGGCTTCAGGTCGCCTCCTCCGCCGAGCGGGATCGGGGCCAGGAGCAATTCTACGAGCGTCTCACCAGCGAACACGGGGGGTCCCGTTACGCCAAACAGGCCCGGCGCCTTTTTGCCCCCGGCAGTCAAGTCCAGGCCGGCAAGCCGCTTCCAGGATTTGAGATTCCGAAGCTCTCAGACTCGACGGACACCTATACGAAGAGCGACTTCGAGGGCCAAGTCTTCCTGATTGACGTCTGGGGCACATGGTGCGGGCCCTGCATCCGAGCAATGCCGCACCTCCACGAGGTCTACCGCGAGTACGGCGGGGAGGACTTCACCATCCTCAGCGTCGCGATGCGGGACACCCGGGAGGCCGTAAAGCGATTCCGGGCCCACAAGTGGGACATGCCCTGGAGCCACGCCTTTGTGCCAAAGGGAAGCAACCTGCAGGAGAAGATACGGGGCCGGTTTGACATCAGGGGGCTCCCGGCAACCATCTTGGTCGGTCCCGACGGGCAGATTCTGCGCGTTCATCGGGGGGTCGGAAGCGGGAAGGAAATGGCCCAGGCAGTCTCGGAGGTGCTCCCCCAAGAACCCAACCCGGAAGAAGCCCCTCTGGAAGACACCGGTTCAGGAGCCCCCCATGCACAGGGGTCTAGCCCATCCCTGTAA
- a CDS encoding YqaE/Pmp3 family membrane protein has protein sequence MSSSGSSADLLRVLVSVLLPPLGVFLQEGIGTQFWINLLLTLMGYLPGLVHAVWIIARR, from the coding sequence ATGAGTTCCTCCGGCAGTTCGGCCGACCTACTCCGCGTTCTGGTGTCCGTTCTGTTGCCGCCCCTCGGCGTCTTTCTTCAGGAGGGCATCGGCACCCAGTTCTGGATCAACCTCCTTCTCACCCTGATGGGGTACCTGCCCGGCCTCGTCCACGCCGTCTGGATTATCGCCCGCCGGTAG
- a CDS encoding DUF3108 domain-containing protein — protein MSQLLPRCILTLFSVVLFSAATAAPTAAQEPDGPSSDTSGFEEIDGTRLAPATLSYDATMKMGGRSRDLSSTQTYARTSTGGANTWTLVNKIETPGGIRTDSLIVDRSSLLPISRHLRGRVEMDLTYTGPSAAGGMEVSGTMKRRGQSRPVSKSLNGSTLAGGVHDVVAFGAMPLGPDFRAALRVFSPQDQSVKRAEFEVTGTETVETPAGSFETYVVDLNVGEGQITGTVHLRKEAPRYYVKWQTEVSAGRGTRTISQTLSSMELKASTDAQ, from the coding sequence ATGAGCCAACTGCTTCCCCGATGTATTCTCACACTCTTCTCCGTGGTTCTCTTTTCCGCGGCGACGGCCGCCCCAACGGCGGCCCAAGAGCCGGACGGGCCGTCGAGCGACACGAGCGGATTTGAGGAAATTGACGGCACGAGACTGGCGCCCGCAACGCTCTCCTACGACGCCACGATGAAAATGGGCGGCCGGTCCCGGGACCTCTCCTCGACGCAGACCTATGCCCGGACCTCCACCGGCGGGGCCAACACCTGGACACTCGTGAACAAAATTGAGACGCCTGGGGGGATCCGTACCGACTCCCTGATCGTGGATCGCTCGTCGCTGCTTCCCATCTCGCGGCACCTCCGCGGGCGAGTTGAAATGGACCTCACCTACACCGGCCCGTCCGCAGCCGGCGGGATGGAGGTATCCGGCACCATGAAGAGACGGGGCCAGTCGAGGCCGGTTAGCAAGAGCCTGAACGGCTCAACCCTTGCGGGAGGCGTTCACGACGTCGTTGCCTTCGGCGCGATGCCGCTGGGGCCGGACTTCCGGGCGGCCCTTCGGGTCTTTTCCCCTCAAGACCAGTCGGTAAAACGAGCCGAGTTTGAAGTGACCGGCACAGAGACAGTCGAAACGCCCGCCGGGTCGTTTGAAACCTACGTGGTCGACCTGAACGTCGGCGAGGGCCAGATCACCGGCACCGTTCACCTGCGCAAGGAGGCACCTCGCTACTACGTGAAGTGGCAGACGGAGGTGTCCGCGGGACGGGGCACCCGCACGATCAGTCAAACCCTGTCGTCGATGGAGTTAAAAGCGTCGACGGATGCACAATAG
- a CDS encoding ABC transporter ATP-binding protein: MPGPLPLTTEHLTRVVDGESLVADVSVEVRAEEVFVVFGPSGSGKSSFLRLLNRLDEPTDGTVYLDGTDYRMIDPRTLRRRVGWVPQRPTLIDGTVAENVAWGPTLRDEAVDADRLDGLLDRLGLAGFADRDADRLSGGEAQRVAIARTLFNDPDVVLLDEPASSLDAEAADRVESLLADVMAAYALTAVLVTHDVDRARRLGHRGVRLEEGRVQATGALDAVLHT; this comes from the coding sequence ATGCCCGGTCCCTTGCCCCTTACCACGGAGCATCTGACCCGCGTCGTCGACGGCGAGTCGCTGGTCGCGGACGTCTCGGTGGAGGTGCGTGCGGAAGAGGTGTTCGTCGTCTTCGGGCCGTCCGGCTCGGGCAAGAGCTCGTTCCTGCGCCTCCTCAACCGCCTCGATGAGCCGACCGACGGCACCGTGTACCTCGACGGCACCGACTACCGCATGATCGATCCGCGCACGCTGCGGCGGCGGGTCGGGTGGGTGCCGCAGCGGCCCACGCTGATTGACGGCACGGTGGCGGAGAACGTGGCGTGGGGGCCGACGCTGCGGGACGAGGCGGTGGACGCGGACCGACTCGATGGGCTCCTCGACCGGCTCGGGCTCGCGGGCTTCGCGGACCGGGACGCCGACCGCCTGTCGGGGGGAGAGGCGCAGCGCGTGGCCATCGCCCGCACCCTCTTCAATGATCCCGACGTCGTGCTGCTCGACGAACCGGCCTCCAGCCTCGACGCCGAGGCGGCCGATCGCGTCGAGTCGCTCCTGGCGGACGTGATGGCGGCGTATGCCCTGACCGCCGTGCTTGTGACGCACGATGTGGACCGGGCGCGCCGACTGGGGCACCGCGGGGTGCGGCTGGAGGAAGGACGCGTCCAGGCCACAGGGGCACTCGATGCTGTGCTTCACACCTAA
- a CDS encoding DinB family protein, protein MARWQSMLDERSDNTLDQPTVYTNSEGTRFETPLRDLCRHAVSHSTHHRVQIALVFREADIAPPPTGHIFFARDA, encoded by the coding sequence ATGGCCCGCTGGCAGTCGATGCTAGACGAGCGGTCCGACAATACGCTTGATCAACCCACGGTGTACACCAACTCCGAGGGCACTCGCTTCGAGACGCCCTTGCGGGACCTTTGTCGTCACGCCGTGAGCCACAGCACGCACCACCGCGTCCAAATCGCGCTCGTGTTTCGCGAGGCCGATATTGCTCCGCCGCCCACGGGCCACATCTTCTTCGCCCGGGACGCGTAA
- the crcB gene encoding fluoride efflux transporter CrcB — protein sequence MLRLLWVALGGSLGALCRYGLSALAQWGLPPEFPWGTLAANLVGFFLIGGLWVLAAEYSFSQDARLFVFTGGIGALTTFSTYSLESLMLLREGRVWAGLANVLVSNVLGLVLVALGAGCALLLLGEPVAAFGA from the coding sequence ATGCTCAGGCTTCTCTGGGTCGCCCTTGGCGGAAGCCTCGGCGCGCTGTGTCGGTACGGCCTCTCTGCTCTCGCGCAATGGGGCCTGCCGCCGGAGTTTCCGTGGGGCACGCTCGCGGCCAACCTCGTGGGCTTTTTCCTCATCGGGGGGCTGTGGGTGCTTGCGGCCGAGTACTCGTTCTCGCAGGACGCCCGGCTGTTCGTCTTTACCGGCGGGATTGGGGCGCTGACGACGTTTTCCACCTACAGCCTCGAGAGCCTCATGCTACTTCGGGAGGGACGGGTGTGGGCCGGACTGGCCAACGTGCTGGTGAGCAATGTGCTCGGCCTCGTCCTGGTTGCGCTCGGCGCCGGATGTGCCCTTCTTCTGTTGGGTGAACCCGTTGCTGCGTTCGGCGCATAG
- a CDS encoding DoxX family protein → MHAMAPPQSRSPSRAAWWTLPLVRLMVGAVFLSEGIQKFLYPTLRGPGRFADMGWPAPELVASLVGGTEVVCGALILVGLYTRLAAAGTATIMTTAIVTTKIPIWLGAGFGPFEVRTLGEYGFWSMAHAMRTDWAMLLGSLVLVIAGAGPWAADSG, encoded by the coding sequence ATCCACGCCATGGCACCCCCCCAATCCCGTTCGCCGTCCAGGGCCGCATGGTGGACGCTCCCCCTCGTTCGCCTCATGGTCGGGGCCGTCTTTCTGTCGGAGGGGATCCAGAAGTTTTTGTATCCGACCCTGCGCGGCCCCGGCCGGTTTGCCGACATGGGCTGGCCGGCGCCGGAGCTTGTCGCGAGCCTCGTGGGCGGGACGGAGGTCGTCTGCGGCGCGCTCATTCTGGTCGGCCTCTACACGCGGCTCGCCGCGGCGGGGACGGCCACGATCATGACGACGGCGATCGTCACGACGAAAATTCCGATCTGGCTGGGCGCGGGCTTCGGGCCGTTCGAGGTACGGACGCTGGGCGAGTACGGCTTCTGGAGCATGGCGCACGCGATGCGCACCGACTGGGCGATGCTGCTCGGCTCACTCGTGCTGGTGATCGCCGGTGCCGGGCCGTGGGCGGCCGATTCGGGATAA
- a CDS encoding alkaline phosphatase produces MSDSYHDRLASSSGEAPSRRDFLKTGALGALALGTGGMAGTAHGQPRTDVSNVEAPGDAKNVIFLVSDGMSAGTLTMADLHLRRHEGRRSHWLRLYEEGRVQHGLMDMAAANSVVTGSAAGASSWGSGHRVFNETLNMSQDGEKYRTILEIFRDAGRGTGLVTTTRITHATPAGFGINMPERWSEDKIAEQYLEREYDVLMGGGARHFDPDHRGDGTDVHQGFEDKGYTVAQSKQALSDWGHEGAFLGTFYDTHLPYVLDHQNIPSHQQQVPRLPEMTDAALQRLDQNDDGFLLQIEGGRVDHAAHEDDTGGLIYDQIEFDHAIGRVLEFAEGRDDTLVIITTDHGNANPGVNAAGDRYGQSNPMFDRVADFQYTNSWILSELDANSTYRQIQDRVEEAWQFPIRRDEAELLQDALRGEYQAAYREKSDPDLLLGAIQANYTSVSWLGGDHTSDYVELAALGPGSEVIGSFTRNTDLFDLMVESAGVREYASG; encoded by the coding sequence GTGAGTGACTCCTATCATGATCGCCTTGCCTCGTCGTCCGGCGAGGCGCCCTCCCGCCGCGACTTTCTGAAGACCGGGGCCCTCGGGGCGCTCGCCCTCGGCACCGGCGGCATGGCCGGTACGGCCCACGGGCAGCCCCGCACCGATGTCTCGAACGTTGAGGCCCCGGGCGACGCCAAGAACGTCATCTTTCTGGTGAGCGACGGCATGAGTGCCGGCACGCTCACGATGGCGGATCTGCACCTCCGGCGGCACGAAGGGCGGCGGTCGCACTGGCTCCGTCTCTACGAGGAAGGCCGCGTGCAGCACGGCCTCATGGACATGGCCGCCGCCAACTCGGTGGTCACCGGGTCCGCGGCGGGGGCCTCGTCGTGGGGCTCGGGCCACCGCGTGTTCAACGAGACGCTCAACATGAGTCAGGACGGGGAGAAGTACCGGACAATCCTCGAGATCTTCCGCGACGCCGGCCGGGGCACGGGCCTCGTCACCACCACCCGCATCACCCACGCCACCCCGGCGGGCTTCGGCATCAACATGCCCGAACGGTGGAGCGAAGACAAGATTGCGGAGCAGTACCTGGAGCGCGAGTACGACGTGCTTATGGGAGGCGGGGCCCGCCACTTCGATCCCGACCACCGCGGCGATGGGACGGACGTCCACCAGGGCTTCGAGGACAAGGGCTACACGGTGGCCCAGTCGAAGCAGGCCCTGAGCGACTGGGGCCACGAGGGGGCTTTCCTGGGCACGTTCTACGACACCCACCTCCCCTACGTCCTCGATCACCAGAACATCCCGTCGCACCAGCAGCAGGTGCCGCGCCTGCCCGAGATGACCGACGCGGCCCTCCAGCGCCTCGACCAGAACGACGACGGGTTCCTCCTCCAGATTGAGGGGGGACGCGTCGACCACGCGGCGCACGAGGACGACACCGGTGGTCTCATCTACGACCAGATCGAGTTTGACCACGCCATTGGGCGTGTGCTCGAGTTTGCCGAGGGGCGCGACGACACCCTCGTCATCATTACTACCGATCACGGGAACGCGAACCCGGGCGTCAACGCCGCTGGCGACCGCTATGGCCAGTCGAACCCGATGTTTGACCGGGTCGCGGACTTCCAGTACACCAACAGCTGGATCCTCTCGGAGCTCGATGCGAACAGCACCTACCGGCAGATTCAAGACCGGGTGGAGGAGGCGTGGCAGTTCCCCATTCGGCGCGACGAGGCGGAGCTCCTTCAGGACGCGCTGCGGGGCGAGTACCAGGCCGCCTACCGCGAAAAGAGCGATCCCGACCTGCTACTCGGGGCCATCCAGGCCAACTACACGTCTGTCAGCTGGCTGGGGGGCGATCATACGTCCGACTACGTGGAGCTGGCCGCCCTGGGCCCGGGCAGCGAAGTGATTGGCTCTTTCACCCGCAACACGGACCTGTTCGACCTAATGGTGGAGTCCGCCGGGGTGCGAGAGTACGCGAGCGGGTGA